gatgatgatgatgatggacgattttgatgatgatggtggaagAGTTCTTGTCAATTTTTGGTTCACAAATTTACATGTACTTGTGTAGTATACCTAATGTATAATGTAAGGTGTTTTATTTgtatgtttagggtttaggaagtAAGCTAAGATTAGGTTCTAAGATATGTTAAGGTTAGTTAAGTGAAAGAAATGGCTAAGTACATAGTGATCAAGACTAGTTGTGAAAATGATTAAGTGTAGAGAAAGTCTTAACTTATGATTTAATATCCAAGCGAATTAGTTACAAGTCTTTAATCTAAATATTTGgttaatatgtttacttataactTATTATATATAAAGGTATAAATTACAAGTCTAGGGTTTTTGGTAATAAGCTAGGGTTTATAGTGGTAAGCTAGGGTTTTAGGTCATTGTGCAAAATGTGTGAGGTAACACTTAATCAAGTAAAACCTAAAATGCATCCTTAGAGTTATACAAACCATAAAATAAACCAAGACATAGACCTGACCAACTAGGAGTGCATTAGTGTGTCCAACCTATAACCAAGTCAAAAAATTTCCGGTCTCTACTATTTTTCGAGTTATACATTATTACTTTTACTCGTCGGAAATCCTACaggataacttttatatgttgtATATGTTAATATGGCATCGTTTAGTTCTATGAGATCCAACACTGTGATCGCACCTATACTCATTAGTGATAATTTAGACGACAACTCTAACAGGAATGGATTCGAAATGTACCAACCATTTTGGCGACGATGGATATAGGTTCTTGAAATTTTAGGTAGATTGATTCAACAAGAGGGAACCCCATACCATGAGCATAATGTTCCTCCAACCATTAATGGAAAGGATAGATTAATGGGTCAATCACAACAGGACACGATTTATACCATGTTTGCTACAATTTTTAGGCATGAGAGACGTATTGAGCGACTTCAAGGGACGGTTGACTATTTGTACATCCAAACAAATCTGGATGGTAAATATTCCCATTTTAATGAGATTGAGGGTGTACAGAGTACATAGCAGGAGGAGATTGAGTTATTGAAGTACCTTGTGGATGATTTATCAGCAAGGAATCGTGACCTTGCGGAGCAAGTGACTCGTTTGGAAGTTCGGTTGAACGAAGTGATTTCGGTGGTTAACACCATTGCGCCACCTTAGATCTACCGTTAGTGATTATGAGTGTTAATTTTCTAGCTTACACTCTTAAGATGTTCTTATTTCGGATATTATAGGATAAGTAATTAATGTATTAGTTGTTTATATGTATGGATGGAACTAACGGGTAGGTTAGATACCCAAATTTTATAATATTGAAAAGGCGATCTTAATCGATAACTTTTATAttatgattgtttaagttcattttcatattatgaataattatatatatatatatatatatatatatatatatatatatatatatatatatatatatatatatatatatatatatatatatatatatatatatatattgcttatAATATCTCAAATATTTGAATTGTCATTCTTTTGTTAGAAAATGCCTCCGAAAAGAAATCCAAACACGGGAATGAGTGCTGCTCAAATCGAGGAGATGGTAGCTCAAAGAGTAGCTGAAGCGATTGCTAATGCTGAAGCAGGATGTACAGCAAATACCGTGAACAAAAGGAGACCCGAAGTGGAAAATGTTCAACAGCGATGTTACAAGGCATTTATGGGTTGCAAGCCCCATAGTTTTTCAAGAACGAAAGAACCCACAGGGTTAATGAGATTGCTTGAAAAACTAGAATCAGTAATTAAATTTAGTGAGTGCGGAGACAATGATCGAGTGAAGTTCGCATCATGTACTCTTTCGGATGGAGCCTTAACCTGGTGGAATTCTTTTGCCAAGTCTGTAGGTATTGATGTTGCATATAATacaccatgggaagaattcaagaaGCAAATGATAGATGAGTATTGCCCGAGGAATGAGATTCAAAGGCTAGAAACTGAGTTGTGGAACTTAAAGTTAGAAGGAACGGATATCGCAGAATATACAAATCGATTCCTTAAGTTAGCTTTAGTGTGCCCAACCATGGTCACTCCTGAATATAAGAGGATTGAGATATATATTTGGGGTTTATTGGAagacattcaaggaaatgttatgTCGTCAAAACCAAACACGATCAAGAGTACTATTCGTATGGCGCATGATTTGATGGCGCAAGTAGTGCAACGTCAACCAATCAATGTTAAGATGGATGTGAAGATTATAACTGAGAAGCATAAGAGGGATGGAAACCAAGAAGGTAATTCCAAGAAGTAAGGAAATGCTAAGGTTGAGAGTTCGAATAGTAAGTATGCCAGAAAGAAACCCTACTGCAGCAGATGCACGAAACATCATTTTGGTGTTCGTACTGTATTTTGTGAATGATGCAAAAAGCAAGGCAATCTCGCAAAGGATTGTAGAGTTCGTTTATCAGGGAACGATAAAGGTGATAAGAACAATCAGaatgtttgttttggatgtggacaaGTGGGGCATTTCAAGAAAGAATGTCCTAAGGCCAAGAAGGGTGAAACGGCTAAGGGCCGAGCTTTTCAGATCACATCGAAAGAAGTTCGTGAGGACCcaaaattagtcacgggtacgttcctccTCGATAATCATTTAGCATCTATTTTATTCGATACCGGCACAGATAAAagttttattgctaagaaatttaGTGTTGCGATAAATAGGCCTTTAATTGCCTTAAACACTAGATATGTTGTAGAATTGGCAAATGGTAAGTTGATGAAAGTAGATAAGATTATGAGAGGTTGTGTCTTAAATTTGTCAAACAATCTGTTTGAAGTTGATTTAATGCCCGTTGAGTTAAGAAGTTTcgatgttgttattggtatggactggttgtccaagaatCGTGTGTACATTAATTATGAAGAAAAGTCTATTCGTATACCTCTTGAGAGTGGCGAGGAATTAGTGATCCAAGGAGATAAGAGCAAGGTGAACCTTAATATTATTTCATATATGAGAGCTCGAAGATATCTAAAGCAgggtgttaggaccccgaagttgtatagtgttaatgtgaattaagcttaaatgaaggttccttagaagagggctatataaggaacctaagtagtcctaattagatagccattgtattgtaactgagttctagaagctatggaatgtaattttaccgattctctctcataccgagtcttcttcctacataccgaatctcactctatcttatcatttctttcaatctcatcatgatctgacctttcatttagtatcagagcttccaggaagtgattctacatcactatatcgatccagagattgtagattacagaatctgaatactctcggtaaaatgaatcagattcggtattatcgaatttgataacctgacgttcagattcttgtgataagttcagcgaaggtgtattaggtctattagaaagagtttcgatcatcattacaactttttaacttcaattatggagaatcaagttgatttttagagtttgtggctaaaactctcggtattgcttaattcaagcttgattctggatttttgtgaagatttaaagattcagttgtgttcgtgaggtgttaaatcacatttctgtcggttcaatttcttcaattcttcaagtttta
This genomic stretch from Rutidosis leptorrhynchoides isolate AG116_Rl617_1_P2 chromosome 11, CSIRO_AGI_Rlap_v1, whole genome shotgun sequence harbors:
- the LOC139875621 gene encoding uncharacterized protein, which codes for MPPKRNPNTGMSAAQIEEMVAQRVAEAIANAEAGCTANTVNKRRPEVENVQQRCYKAFMGCKPHSFSRTKEPTGLMRLLEKLESVIKFSECGDNDRVKFASCTLSDGALTWWNSFAKSVGIDVAYNTPWEEFKKQMIDEYCPRNEIQRLETELWNLKLEGTDIAEYTNRFLKLALVCPTMVTPEYKRIEIYIWGLLEDIQGNVMSSKPNTIKSTIRMAHDLMAQVVQRQPINVKMDVKIITEKHKRDGNQEGNLAKDCRVRLSGNDKGDKNNQNVCFGCGQVGHFKKECPKAKKGETAKGRAFQITSKEVREDPKLVTGTFLLDNHLASILFDTGTDKSFIAKKFSVAINRPLIALNTRYVVELANGKLMKVDKIMRGCVLNLSNNLFEVDLMPVELRSFDVVIGMDWLSKNRVYINYEEKSIRIPLESGEELVIQGDKSKAIFPAVGPQGVEITVRAASLDF